AGGGTCGTTTATTGAAGTGACTGTCAGCGACACCGGTCCTGGTATAGCCCCGGAGCTGCGTGAAGGGTTGTTCCTGCGGCCGTTCAATATCGGCGGCGCACGGCGTGATGGCGGGTTGGGCCTGCGGATTGTGCATCGCATCCTGCAATTGCATGGGCGCGATATTCAGTTGATCGATGTTCCCGGGCGCGGCGCGACCTTCCGGTTTTCACTGGCGGTGGATGAAGCAACTGCATCGGCGTTGGCAGAGCGTTCGATGAACCTGAATACACCGGGGTAAACCTGAGCTCCTTCACGGCTATGTCTGTTGGTCCGTGACAACGCCGCCCCGGTCCAATAGATTAGGCGACCTGAAAAGGCCCCCGTGCTTTCTCGCCTCTATTCAAGTTAAAGAAGTAGTGAAATTTCAATGTCCGATTCCAACACCGCTGAATCCGTAGTCACCCTGTCGTCCAAAGCGGAATACGAAAACTCCATCAATCTTTCACAACACGTGCCCCAGGCGAAAACCATCAGCGAGATGGTCCTCGACGCTTTCCAGTCCACCCGCGAAAGCGACCAGATCCGCGAACTGCGCGCAGCCATTCGCCAGGCCCACGACAGCTTCGACGACGATAAGGCCTATGAGCTGATGGGCGAACTCAAGCAGTTGAAAGACGCCGAGGCCGCCGACATTGCCGCCCTGGAAGACCTGAGCAGCAAGTTTTCGATCAATCGCATCCTTTCCAGCTTCAAGGACGATCCAGCCTTTCAGGAAATCGTCTACGGGCTGGCATTGAAAGTGTTGAACCAGACTCACCAGGCCATCAGCAACCCGGGTAGCGGCAAGAGCAAAGCGGCACGGGCCAAGAAGGACGTCGAGGTGTTCACCATCAGCAAGGACGGCGTCAGCGTCACCTTGCCGCTGCGTACCCCGCGTTCGCGCTTGAACGTTGACCGTGAAGCGCTGGAGTTCCTGGGTTTCACCTTCGTCGGTGAAGGCGATGAAGCTGAGCTGGAAAGCGAAACCTTCCTCGACAATACCGGCGCGGAACAGGCCGTCAATCGCAAGAACATCATCACCGCACTGCAACAGCAGACCGCATTTGACGGTTACAGCATCGCTGCACAGTAATACTCGTCATAGACACCGAAAAGCCCCGCCCTGAGACTCAGTGCGGGGCTTTTTAATGCCTGCATTTTCATCAGCAACCACTTTACAACGCTGTTGGCCGCAACGCCGCGACCATGTCGACTTCGATGGCCGCATTTTTTGGCAACTGATAAACACCGACCGTGGTCCGCGTATGTTTACCAGCATCGCCCAGCACATGGCTGAAGACGTCCGACGCACCGTTGGCCACTTCACTCAGGTCGACAAAATCCCCGGTGGATTTGACGTAGACCGTGACGCGCAGCAGCGACTTGATTTTGTCCAGTGAACCGATGGCATCGACGATCAGTGCCAACCCGCGCAACGCACTGATGCTGGCGGCTCTTTGCGCATCTGTCAGCGACAACTCCTGCCCTACCCGGCCCGGGTACTGAATCTCGCCATTCATCCGCGGCACCAGGCCACTGATGTAGAGCTCATCGTGATGCCGAATCAGCGGAGCGTAATGCCCGCCGGCGGTATTCTCGCCGTAGATGTCGTAGCCAACCTCTTTAGCCAGCGCGATGAAGCGTTCATCGCAAGTCTTGTGTTCAGTCATCTGCGCCCCTTGATCGGTCATTGCATCCAATGGTTTGACAGATTAGTTCAGATTCTCGCTACCGGGGCGATTCAGATGAATCGATTAACTCGCAGTGGAAGGCACTCGATAAAATCCGCCACTCAGCAAAAAGCCCCGCTCTTCTCTCGAAGGCGGGGCTTTTCGATCCTGCATCTGAAGCTTAAGGCGCGTACGTCAGCAACAACTCTGTCGGCACTTTGAAGTCCAGGGACATCATCACGCTCAACGCGGTAATGGTGAAGATCGAGAACACGAACAGCTTGCGTGCCCAGACCGTGTCATCCACTGCCTTGTAGCCGGTCCAGGCCATGTACAACCAGTACATGCCCATGGCCGCGGCGACGGCGAGGTAGCTCATGCCAGCGTAGCCGCTGAAGGTCAACATCAAGGTCGCCACGAGGAAGGCCAGGATGTAGATCAGGATGTGCTTCTTGGCCACCTGGATTCCGCGCTTCACTGGCAGCACCGGAATCGATGCGGCCAGGTAATCGTTGAAGCGGAAGATCGCGATGGCGTAGGAATGCGGCATCTGCCACAGGCTGAACATCACCAGCAGGGTCAGCGCGGCCATGTCGAAGGTGTTGCTGACGGCGACGTAACCGATCACCGGCGGCATCGCCCCCGACAGGCTGCCCACCAGTGTGCCGTGAACCGACTTGCGCTTGAGGTACAGGCTGTAGAAGCCGACGTAGATCACGAAGCCGATGACTGCGAACAACGCAGCCAACGGGTTGGCCACCTTGTACAACAGCGCAACGCCGGCGACACCCAGGACGGTCGCGTAGATCAGGGCCAGCTTCAGGGAGATCAAGCCCTGGACCAGCACCCGGTTCTTGGTGCGTTCCATCTTCAGGTCGATGTCGCGGTCGATGCAGTTGTTGAACACGCAACCGGAGGCAACCACCAGGGACGTGCCGATCATGGCGGCCAGGAAAATGGCCAGATCGACATGCCCTTTGGAGGCCAGGAAAAATCCGCCTGCCACAGAAAGCACGTTACCGAAAATGATCCCCGGTTTGGTGATTTGGATAAAGTGCTTAAAGGACATGCGGACTTACCTCACTTCGCCATCATGAACGTGTGGATGCTGAACATGATCCACAGCGACAGGCCAACCAGCAGGACGATCACGATCGCGGCGAAGACAAACGCAATCACGTTGTTACGCTGCGCAGCGGAACGGTCCAGGTGCAGGAAGTACACCAGGTGCACCAGCACCTGGATCACCGCAAAGGCCAGAACGATCAACAGGGTGATCGACTTCGGCAGCGTCGGGTACATCACCAGACCGAACGGAATCAGGGTCAGGATCACCGACAGCACGAAGCCAATGACGTAGGACTTGACGCTGCCGTGACCGGCGTCGTCGTGGCCATTGTGGGAATGAGCTGCGTTAGCCATTTACATAGTCCCCATCAGATAAACAACCGTGAATACGCAGATCCACACCACGTCCAGGAAGTGCCAGAACAGGCTCAGGCAGCTCAGACGGGTCTTGTTGGTCGCCGTCAGGCCGTTTTTCTGCACCTGGTACATCATGATCGCCATCCAGATCAGACCGCTGGTCACGTGCAGACCGTGGGTGCCGACCAGGGTGAAGAACCCGGACAGGAAGCCGGAACGGCTAGGGCCGTAGCCCTCGGAGATCAGCATGTGGAACTCGTTGATCTCCATGCCGATGAAGCCGGCACCGAACAGGAAGGTCAGGGCCAGCCAGCCCAGGACCTGCTTCTTGTTACCCCGGAAGAACGCCAGCATGGCGAAGCCGTAGGTGATCGAACTGAACAGCAGCAGAGCGGTTTCGCCCAGTACGTACGGCAGTTCGAAGATGTCGTGGCCCGACGGGCCACCCGCTACGTTGTTAACCAGTACCGCGTACGCTGCGAAGATCGACGCAAACAGGATGCAGTCGGTCATCAGGTAGAGCCAGAAACCGAATACGGTCATCTCGCCCGAGTCGTGGTGATGGTCATCATGCCCATGTCCATCGACATGGGTGTGTCCAGCATTGGTCACTAAGTTCGACATGGTTTAAGCCTGTTCCAACGAGGTTTCAACACGGGTGGCGGTGGCTGGGACTTTCCCGGCCGCTACCAGACGCTTGTGCTGCTCGGCTTCGATGCGCTCGATCACGTCGACCGGCACGTAATAGCCTTGATCATCACGAGCGGCGTGGATCACGAAGTAGATCACGGTGCCGGCCAGGCCAGCGATTGCCAGCCACCAGATGTGCCAGATCATCGCGAAACCAAACACCGTCAACAGAGCGCCCATGACCACACCAGTGGCGGTGTTGTTTGGCATGTGGATCGGTTCGTACTTGGCCGGAGTCTGGTACGCGGTACCGTTTTCCTTGGCTTCGGTGAACGGATCGACGCAATCGGCTTTCGGCAGCACAGCGAAGTTGTAGAACGGAGGTGGCGACGAGGTCGACCATTCCAGGGTATGGGCATTCCACGGGTCGCCGTGTTCGCACATGTTCTCTGGCTTGTTGCGGTCACGCACACTCACGTAGAGCTGGATCAGCTGGCAAGCGATACCGACAGCGATCATCACCGCACCGAACATCGCAACGTAGAGGTACGGCACCCACTCAGGGTTGGTGGTGGCGTTCAGACGACGGGTCATGCCCATGAAGCCCAGTGCATAGAGCGGCATGAACGCGACGAAGAAGCCCGAGATCCAGAACCAGAACGCTGCTTTACCCCAGCCTTCGTGCAGCTTGAAGCCGAACGCTTTCGGGAAGTAGAAGCCGAAGCCTGCGATGTAACCGAATACCGCGCCGCCGATGATCACGTTGTGGAAGTGCGCGATCACGAACAGGCTGTTGTGCAGCACGAAGTCAGCACCCGGGATGGCCAGCAGTACGCCGGTCATGCCGCCGATGGCGAAGGTCACCATGAAGCCCAGGGTCCACAGAACCTGGCTGGTGAAGCGCAGACGACCTTGGTAAATCGTGAACAGCCAGTTAAACAGTTTCACACCCGTCGGGATGGAAATCAGCATCGTCGCCAGACCGAAGAAGGCGTTGACGCTGGCACCCGAACCCATGGTGAAGAAGTGGTGCAGCCACACCATGAAGCCCAGGATCGAGATTGCGCCCGATGCGTAGATCATCGAGTGGTGGCCGAACAGTTTCTTGCCGGTGAAGGCCGAGATGACTTCCGAGAAAATGCCGAATGCCGGCAGGATCAGGATGTACACCTCAGGGTGACCCCACGCCCAGAACAGGTTGACGTACATCATTGGATTGCCACCAAGTTCATTGGTGAAAATGTGGAAATCCATATAACGGTCAAGCGTCAGCAGTGCCAGGGTAGCGGTCAGGATCGGGAACGATGCCACGATCAGGACGTTGGCCCAGGTGCAGGTCCAGGTGAAGATCGGCATGTCCATCAGCTTCATGCCAGGGGTACGCATTTTCAGCACGGTGGCCAGGAAGTTGACCCCCGTTAGCGTCGTACCTAGCCCGGATAGCTGTAGCGCCCAGATGTAGTAATCCATCCCCACGCCAGGGCTGTATTGCAGGCCCGACAGCGGCGGATAGGCAACCCAACCGGTCTTGGCGAATTCGCCGACGCCCAGGGACAGGTTGATTAGCACCACGCCGGAAACCAGCAGCCAGAAGCTCAGGGAGTTCAGGAACGGGTAGGCAACGTCACGCGCGCCGATCTGCAGCGGCACTGCAAGGTTCATCAGGCCGGTGAAGAATGGCATCGCCATGAAGATGATCATGATCACACCGTGAGCGGTGAAGATCTGGTCATAGTGTTCAGGTGGCAGGTAGCCAGGCGAACCCTCGGTGGCCATGGCCAGTTGGGTACGCATCATGATGGCGTCGGCAAAACCGCGCAGCAGCATGACCATGGCGACGATGATGTACATCACGCCGATTTTCTTGTGGTCGACCGACGTCAGCCACTCGGTCCACAGGTAGGTCCACTTCTTGAAGTAGGTGATTGCAGCGAACAGTGCCAGACCGCCGAGCGCGATCATGGCGATGGTCACCATTACGATCGGCTCGTGGAACGGGACCGCTTCCCAACTTAATTTACCAAACATCGTTTACTCCTCTGCCCCGGCAGCTGAATGCGAGTCCATGTCCGTAGCGGCCACTTCTTTCTCTTTCTTCTCGTGCTTCACTTTCGGGCCTGGTTTCATGCCTTCGTACTTGTCGACGATGGTCTGGAACAGGTTCGGTGTGACCGAGGAGTAGAGCTCGACTGGGTTGTTCTGGCTCTGCTTGGCAAGGGCTGCGTATTCAGCTTGTTCAAGCTGTTTAGGTGCCTTTTTGACTTCACTGACCCAGGCGTCGAAATCTTCCTGGGAAGTTGCGATCGCTTTGAATTTCATACCGGTGAAACCGGCGCCGCTGTAGTTGGCGGAGATACCGTCCATCTCAGCGTTCTCGTTGGCGATCAGGTGCAGTTTGGTCTGCATGCCCGCCATCGCGTAGATCTGGCCGCCCAGCGCAGGAATGAAGAACGAGTTCATCACGGCGTCAGAGGTGATCTTGAAGTTGATCGGGGTGTGCGCCGGGAACACGATCTTGTTGACCGTGGCGATGCCTTGTTCCGGGTAGATGAACAGCCACTTCCAGTCCAGCGCGACCACTTCGATGGTCACTGGCTTGACGTCGGATTCCAGCGGCTTGTACGGGTCAAGGGCGTGGGTCGACTTGTAGGTCACGTAACCCAGGGCAATGATGATCAGAATTGGAACTGCCCACACCGCGATCTCGATCTTGGTGGAGTGGTTCCATTTCGGGGTGTAGGTGGCGTTGGTGTTGGACGCGCGGTATTTCCAGGCGAACAGGAACGTCATGACGATGACCGGGATCACGACCAACAGCATCAGCAGCGTTGCGGTGATGATCAGGTTTCGCTCGTCCAGACCGACCTGGCCCTTGGGATTGAGCAAGGTCATGTTGCAGCCTGACAGCAGCAACGTGCCGATCAGCGGCAATAAGCCTAGTAGTCTGGGGTACCTGTTTTTACTCATCTCACGACCTCTAAAGCAGCTTGCGCAATGCAGTTGGGTTTTGATCGCCAACACTTCACCCTGCCAAGGGTTGGCATTTTTCTTGGATTGAATAAGGGCTGGCCCGTCGTGCGTCAGACGCGTTTCGACAAATCCTGGGCTAGCGTTGAGTTCTTATTCGAATTCGTGGTCAAAGGCCTTGTTACAGACCAATTCCATTTGGTGCGGATAGTTGGAGGCACCGACACCTGGAAGTCGCATGAAGCCACCCGGCCTCTCGACACCCTGTTCCTGCTCAAATACCTCGTGAGGCTGAGCAGCGCCGGGAATTCAGTGCGGGCGATTGTAGTTATGTAGCGTTTTTTAAACCATGTCTCATCCCGAAATAATTTATATCCCGGGCCGCAACAATGCTTCGCGGAATGCGTAAAAGTGGCGCATGTTATCGGAATTAATTCTCAACAAAAACACCAAAAACAGTAGGGCCACCACCCGCATTTCAGACAGGTCCAGTGGCCCGACAGCTGTTCTCTACCCCGCCCAAGCGCCCATATGACAAGGGCTCTGGCAAATCGCCAGAGCCTGTTAAAAATGCCTGCTTCCGTCTGGCGACGGCAAAAGGATCCGCCTCAAAAACAGACCAATTTCATTGCGGGAGTGCCTACCAATTCGACACTGCGAAAGCCGGTGCGGCACTCAAGATGTGACAACATGTCGCACGCGTGTCGCCCCCCTGTTTACACCTGCGACGGTGTTTTCAACGGGCCTCTGATATGCAAAAACGCCCCGGCCCTCACTTGAGAGGGCCGGGGCGTTTTTTTGTTCGACAAACGATAGAGCGGATGCTCTCAGCGCAGTGCCTTGCGGTTACGCATCGTCAGCAGCGGCACCAGCACCACCACCAGCACGAAGGCTACCAGCGCCCATTGCGCCAGAGACAAACCTAGGATCGGCGGATACGGCGTCGAGCAGAATCCATCGACCTGAAAACCCAGCGGGAATATCTTCGCCAACGGCAAGCCATCGACTATCGGTTGCAGCACATCGATGCCGCAACTGACCGCAGGATAGAACTGCGTGTAAACGTGATGCCCGGCCACGCCGACGCCCGCCAGCGCGCAGATCACCACCAGGGTTTCAAACACCGTGATACTGCGTCGAGTGCGCATGGCCGCGCCGATGAAGGCGAAAATCGCGATCAACAACAAGGCATAACGTTGCAGGATGCACAGCGGGCACGGCGCCTCGCCCAGGACGACTTGCATGTACAGAGCCCCGCCAATCAGCGCCAGACAGATGATGCCCAGCAACACCAGATAGCGTCGTTCACGCCCCAACCGCATTGTTTCCTCGCTCATCGCGTTTCCCTTCAAGATATCGAATGCCCGCCAGTCTACACGCTGGCCCTGACGTTTGAGAGCATGGCGCGTATCGGCGGGTGTCGGAGGGAATAGACGACAAGACGGTTAAGAAGAGATTAACTTTCGAGCGGACTTTCAATTCAAGACAGAGGTGAAGCAATCGCGGGCAAGCCACGCTCCTACAGATTTGTGTCGATTCACTCTGATGCGAACGACAAGTATCCTGCAGGAACGTGGCTTGCCCGCGATGTTTGCGACGCGGTGAGCCTGACTCACCGCGCCTGTAACTTACTCCAGCGCCGCAGCCGGCCCGAAGAACTCGTAACGGCTTTGCTTCTCGGGCACACCCAAGGCTTTGAGGTGACGCTTGATCGCCGCCATGAAGCCTTTAGGCCCCAGGAAGTAAGCATCCACGTCGCGCTCTGCCGGCAGCCATTCGCCCAGTTGCTCCTGGCTCAACAGGCCAACTTTATGCGCCGCCGGGCTGACACCGTCATCCTCGGAATAGCAGTAGAAGCGCTTGAGCTGCGGGTGACGCTCGGCCAGCCCGTCGATCCAGTCGCGGAACGCGTGAACGCTGCCGTTGCGGGCGCAGTGAATGAAGTGCACCGGGCGCTGGGTTTCCAGTGCCGCTTCAAGCATCGCCAGAGTCGGGGTGATGCCCACGCCGCCGCTGATCAGCACCAACGGTTTTTCGCTGGCGGTCAGGGTGAACTCGCCCGATGGCGGGAACAACTGGATGCTCGAACCGACGTGCAACTGGTCGTGCAGGTGATTGGAGGCGCGACCGCCCGCCTCACGCTTGACGCTGATGCGGTACTGACCCTTGTTCGCCAACGCTGAGAGCGAGTAATTGCGACGAATCTCTTCGCCATCGAGGGTCAGCTTCATGCCGATGTACTGGCCTGGCTCTGCCGCCAGAATCGGGCCTTTGTCAGCCGGTTCGAAGTAGAACGAGGTAATTTCCGTGCTTTCCTCGACCTTGGCCGCGACGATGAATTCCCGCGCCCCGCGCCAGCCGCCCGGTGCCTGTTCTTTCTGGTCGTAGATGCTTTTTTCGGCGCCGATCAGAATGTCCGCCAGTTGACCATAAGCCGCACCCCAGGCCGCGATGACTTCCGCAGTAGCGATTTCTTCGCCCAGCACTTCGGCGATGGCACGCAACAGGCAGGTGCCTACAATCGGGTAGTGCTCTGGCAGAATCTGCAGGGCGACGTGCTTGTTGATGATCTTGGCTACCAAGTCACCCAACTGATCGAGCTGGTCGATGTGGCGCGCATACATCAGCACACCGTTGGCCAGGGCTCGCGGCTGGTCACCGGTGGCCTGGTGAGCCTGGTTGAACAGCGGACGAACTTCCGGGTACTCGGACAGCATCATGCGGTAGAAGTGAGTGATCAGGGCTTCGCCACCGCTTTCCAGCAGCGGCACAGTGGATTTGACGATGGCACGGTCTTGGACGCTAAGCATAAAGTGACTCCTGAGCAACGAGGGTTTCTGAACTATTGCTCTATGCTTATCAGGTTCCATGCCAGATTTTAAACTGTTAAAAATCAATAAGTTAAAACATACATAGTCATATCGACACAGGCTGCTCTATAGTCACACCGACTACATGGAGTCACTATGACTGCAAAATCCCTGCTCACCACCCTGCTGCCACTGGTCTCTGACCTGTCCCGCGAACTCCCCGAAGGCGAGCGCTATCGACGCTTGCTGGAAGCCATGCGCGCCCTGCTTCCCTGCGATGCGGCCGCCCTGCTGCGCCTCGATGGCGAATGGCTGGTGCCGCTGGCCGTCGACGGGTTGAGCACGGACACGCTCGGCCGCCGCTTCAAGGTCAGTGAACATCCGCGTTTTGAAGCGCTGCTCAGCAGTACCGGACCGACCCGTTTCGCCGCCGACAGTGACATGCCTGACCCTTATGACGGCCTCGTCGATGGCCTTGATGATCACCTGGAAGTCCACGACTGCATGGGTTGCCCGCTGTTCATCGATGAGCGTCCGTGGGGTCTGCTGACATTGGATGCGCTGGACCCGGAACGCTTCGAGCCGATCGAACTGGATGCGCTGGAAGCCTTCGCCAGCCTCGCCGCCGCCACCGTAAATGCCGCCGAACGCATCGAACGCCTGAACAATCGCGTCGAAGACGAACATCAGCGCGCCGAGGTCTACCGCCAGGCCAGCGGCCAGCAGAACCGCGAAATGATCGGCCAGAGCAAAGCGCACAAACGCTTGGTGGAAGAAATCAATCTGGTGGGCGGCAGCGACCTGACCGTGTTGATCACCGGGGAAACCGGGGTCGGCAAGGAATTGGTAGCCCAGGCCATCCACGCCGCTTCGCCCCGCGCCAACAAGCCGATCATCAGTCTCAACTGCGCCGCGTTGCCGGACACGCTGGTGGAGAGCGAGTTGTTCGGTCATGTGCGCGGCGCCTTCACCGGGGCGATGAACGATCGACGCGGCAAGTTTGAGCTGGCCAATGGCGGCACGTTGTTTCTCGATGAAGTCGGTGAGCTGTCGCTGACGGTGCAGGCCAAATTGCTGCGGGTGCTGCAAAGCGGTCAGTTGCAGCGACTGGGTTCCGACAAGGAGCATCAGGTCGATGTTCGACTGATCGCCGCGACCAACCGCGACCTGGCCGAGGAGGTGCGCAGCGGCCGTTACCGTGCCGACTTCTATCACCGCCTCAGCGTTTATCCGTTACTGGTACCGGCCCTGCGTGATCGCGGGCGGGATGTGCTGTTGCTCAGCGGTTACTTCCTGGAGCAAAACCGCTCGCGCATGGGCCTCAACAGCCTGCGCCTGAACGCCGACGCACAGGCTGCGCTGTTGGGTTACGACTGGCCCGGAAACGTCCGCGAGCTGGAACACTTGATTGGCCGCAGCGCCCTCAAGGCTTTGGGTAGCTGCAAGGAACGTCCGAAGATTCTCAGCCTGAGTGCCTCCGACCTGGATCTGCCCAATGGCAGTATCGAAGTCACCGCCGAACAACCGGCCGCCGCGGCAATGGCGTTGGTGACGGGCGATTTGCGCGAGGCCACCGAAAACTATCAACGCCAATTGATCGGCGCTTGTCTGGAACGGCATCACAACAACTGGGCCAGCGCGGCCCGTGAGCTAGGCTTGGATCGGGCGAATCTTGGGCGGATGGCCAAGCGGTTGGGGATGAAGTAAGAAAAGATCGTCCGAATGCCTTATCCCTGTAGGAGCCGGCTTACTGGCTCCTACAGGATCGATTGTCGATGGGGAATTAACCTAAAGCCTGCCCCGGACAAGTCGATAACCCGGCATCGATAGCTGTTGGCGTTCCTCGCGTTCGCCCGCCACCTTTTTCCACAGAAGGTTTTTATGTCCTCCACCAAAGCTCGCGCAGATTCACTTTCGCTTCTGTTGTTCACCTTGCGCAGCGGCAAGTTGATGGCGATCAACCTGCTCAAAGTCAGTGAAATCATCCCCTGCCCGCCGCTGACCAAACTCCCCGAGGCGCACCCTCACGTCAAAGGCATCGCCACATTGCGCGGCACCTCGTTGTCGGTGATCGATCTCAGCCGCGCCATTGGCGAGCGTCCACTGGAAGACCCGAACGGTGGCTGCCTGATCGTCACCGATGTCAGTCGTTCCAAGCAGGGCCTGCACGTTCAGGCGGTGAGCAAGATCGTTCACTGCCTGACCACCGACATCCGGCCGCCGCCATTCGGTTCGGGTGGCGTGCGCTCCTACATCACTGGCGTGACCTCGGTCGACGGCACTCTGGTGCAAGTGCTGGACATCGAAAAGGTCATCCACGGCATCGCCCCGGCGCAGATCGAAATGGCGCCGACCGAACTGAGCATGGAAGATGCTGAACAATTGGGCAACGCGCGGATTCTGGTGGTCGATGACAGCCAGGTCGCCCTGCAACAATCGGTGCACACCCTGCGCAATCTCGGCCTGCAATGCCACACGGCGCGCAGTGCAAAGGAAGCCATCGATTGCCTGCTGGATCTGCAAGGCACGGCCCAGCAGATCAACCTGATCGTCTCCGACATCGAAATGTCGGAAATGGACGGTTACGCCTTCACCCGTACCCTGCGCGAAACCCCGGATTTCGCGCACCTCTACGTCTTGCTGCACACCTCACTGGACAGTGCGATGAACAGCGAAAAGGCTCGTCTGGCCGGCGCGAACGCGGTGCTGACCAAATTCTCTTCGCCGGAACTGACCCAGTGCCTGATCACAGCAGCCAAAGCTGTGGCCGAACAAGGTTATTGAGTTTGGCCGAGGAATTTTGCTTTCTGATGCGGCGCAACCTGGCCGAGGTTGTGCCGCCGATCATTTGGCCGACCTGCATTCAATTGTCCGAATACCGACCTGAACTTGCCGCTGCCGTGCACCACTTGATGGAGTTGGGTTACCGGGACGGTGGCGGTCGCGTGGCGGAGCTGGAAGTCTGGCAGCAGCGGTTTGAAACCGATCCTGAATACGATCCCGGCCTGTGCTTCATCGCCATGGATGCCGAAGGTATCGTTGCCGTGTGCCAGTGTTGGACCAGCGCCTACATCAAGAACCTGGTGGTGCATCCTCGCGCTCAAGGGCAAGGTCTGGGACGCGCGCTGCTGCTGAATGCATTCAAGGTGTTTCAACAACGCCGGGAAGGTTTCGTGGATTTGAAGGTGCTGGAGGACAACCTGCGGGCGCGGCAGTTGTATGAAAGTGTCGGGATGTATGTGGTACGCCGGGAACCGGTTCCAACCTGATACCGCTGCGATCTTGGCGATGGCCCTCAGAATTTATCCCCTGAGGCATACTCCAACCTTGGCCATTACCCTCCAAGGATGCCTGATCAATGAAAGCCGCCACCCTGTCCGTCCTCTGCCTAACCGTCCTAGCCCCCTTGGCCCACGCCTCCAGCCCCGATGCCTGGGCTGCCTACGACAAAGCCGTGCTCGCCAGTTGCACCAAGGCCAGCGGCCTGAAGGATGCCAAACCCGTCGGCAACGCCGCTCAGTTCGATGACCGGGTCGGTTACACCGCGCTCCTGCTGCAAGGTCAGTACCCGCAAAAACACATGAAAGGCCAGCAAGGTACCGAGCTGTGCCTCTACAACAAGAAAAGCAAAACCGCTTTCGTCACCGAATGGGACTCCATCCGCCCAACCGCGAAGGCGCAATGACTGGCGCATAACTTGCTTCAACAGGCATTTTTGCGGTGGCATCCTGTCGCCACCTGATTCCCTCGAAAGCGACTGACTGCTCGATGA
The Pseudomonas sp. MYb327 DNA segment above includes these coding regions:
- a CDS encoding RidA family protein; this encodes MTEHKTCDERFIALAKEVGYDIYGENTAGGHYAPLIRHHDELYISGLVPRMNGEIQYPGRVGQELSLTDAQRAASISALRGLALIVDAIGSLDKIKSLLRVTVYVKSTGDFVDLSEVANGASDVFSHVLGDAGKHTRTTVGVYQLPKNAAIEVDMVAALRPTAL
- the cyoE gene encoding heme o synthase, producing the protein MSFKHFIQITKPGIIFGNVLSVAGGFFLASKGHVDLAIFLAAMIGTSLVVASGCVFNNCIDRDIDLKMERTKNRVLVQGLISLKLALIYATVLGVAGVALLYKVANPLAALFAVIGFVIYVGFYSLYLKRKSVHGTLVGSLSGAMPPVIGYVAVSNTFDMAALTLLVMFSLWQMPHSYAIAIFRFNDYLAASIPVLPVKRGIQVAKKHILIYILAFLVATLMLTFSGYAGMSYLAVAAAMGMYWLYMAWTGYKAVDDTVWARKLFVFSIFTITALSVMMSLDFKVPTELLLTYAP
- the cyoD gene encoding cytochrome o ubiquinol oxidase subunit IV; protein product: MANAAHSHNGHDDAGHGSVKSYVIGFVLSVILTLIPFGLVMYPTLPKSITLLIVLAFAVIQVLVHLVYFLHLDRSAAQRNNVIAFVFAAIVIVLLVGLSLWIMFSIHTFMMAK
- a CDS encoding cytochrome o ubiquinol oxidase subunit III is translated as MSNLVTNAGHTHVDGHGHDDHHHDSGEMTVFGFWLYLMTDCILFASIFAAYAVLVNNVAGGPSGHDIFELPYVLGETALLLFSSITYGFAMLAFFRGNKKQVLGWLALTFLFGAGFIGMEINEFHMLISEGYGPSRSGFLSGFFTLVGTHGLHVTSGLIWMAIMMYQVQKNGLTATNKTRLSCLSLFWHFLDVVWICVFTVVYLMGTM
- the cyoB gene encoding cytochrome o ubiquinol oxidase subunit I, whose product is MFGKLSWEAVPFHEPIVMVTIAMIALGGLALFAAITYFKKWTYLWTEWLTSVDHKKIGVMYIIVAMVMLLRGFADAIMMRTQLAMATEGSPGYLPPEHYDQIFTAHGVIMIIFMAMPFFTGLMNLAVPLQIGARDVAYPFLNSLSFWLLVSGVVLINLSLGVGEFAKTGWVAYPPLSGLQYSPGVGMDYYIWALQLSGLGTTLTGVNFLATVLKMRTPGMKLMDMPIFTWTCTWANVLIVASFPILTATLALLTLDRYMDFHIFTNELGGNPMMYVNLFWAWGHPEVYILILPAFGIFSEVISAFTGKKLFGHHSMIYASGAISILGFMVWLHHFFTMGSGASVNAFFGLATMLISIPTGVKLFNWLFTIYQGRLRFTSQVLWTLGFMVTFAIGGMTGVLLAIPGADFVLHNSLFVIAHFHNVIIGGAVFGYIAGFGFYFPKAFGFKLHEGWGKAAFWFWISGFFVAFMPLYALGFMGMTRRLNATTNPEWVPYLYVAMFGAVMIAVGIACQLIQLYVSVRDRNKPENMCEHGDPWNAHTLEWSTSSPPPFYNFAVLPKADCVDPFTEAKENGTAYQTPAKYEPIHMPNNTATGVVMGALLTVFGFAMIWHIWWLAIAGLAGTVIYFVIHAARDDQGYYVPVDVIERIEAEQHKRLVAAGKVPATATRVETSLEQA
- the cyoA gene encoding ubiquinol oxidase subunit II, with translation MSKNRYPRLLGLLPLIGTLLLSGCNMTLLNPKGQVGLDERNLIITATLLMLLVVIPVIVMTFLFAWKYRASNTNATYTPKWNHSTKIEIAVWAVPILIIIALGYVTYKSTHALDPYKPLESDVKPVTIEVVALDWKWLFIYPEQGIATVNKIVFPAHTPINFKITSDAVMNSFFIPALGGQIYAMAGMQTKLHLIANENAEMDGISANYSGAGFTGMKFKAIATSQEDFDAWVSEVKKAPKQLEQAEYAALAKQSQNNPVELYSSVTPNLFQTIVDKYEGMKPGPKVKHEKKEKEVAATDMDSHSAAGAEE
- a CDS encoding disulfide bond formation protein B, whose product is MSEETMRLGRERRYLVLLGIICLALIGGALYMQVVLGEAPCPLCILQRYALLLIAIFAFIGAAMRTRRSITVFETLVVICALAGVGVAGHHVYTQFYPAVSCGIDVLQPIVDGLPLAKIFPLGFQVDGFCSTPYPPILGLSLAQWALVAFVLVVVLVPLLTMRNRKALR
- the hmpA gene encoding NO-inducible flavohemoprotein, coding for MLSVQDRAIVKSTVPLLESGGEALITHFYRMMLSEYPEVRPLFNQAHQATGDQPRALANGVLMYARHIDQLDQLGDLVAKIINKHVALQILPEHYPIVGTCLLRAIAEVLGEEIATAEVIAAWGAAYGQLADILIGAEKSIYDQKEQAPGGWRGAREFIVAAKVEESTEITSFYFEPADKGPILAAEPGQYIGMKLTLDGEEIRRNYSLSALANKGQYRISVKREAGGRASNHLHDQLHVGSSIQLFPPSGEFTLTASEKPLVLISGGVGITPTLAMLEAALETQRPVHFIHCARNGSVHAFRDWIDGLAERHPQLKRFYCYSEDDGVSPAAHKVGLLSQEQLGEWLPAERDVDAYFLGPKGFMAAIKRHLKALGVPEKQSRYEFFGPAAALE